One window from the genome of Tachysurus vachellii isolate PV-2020 chromosome 5, HZAU_Pvac_v1, whole genome shotgun sequence encodes:
- the inhbaa gene encoding inhibin subunit beta Aa: MTLLPAMSVALLLLAHCYSLNAMATSGTLASSTSSASDCPSCAMARLRRSGAEAILKEEEAQQDVVEAVKRHILSMLHLQDRPNITHPVPRAALLNAIRKVHVGRVAKDGSVLIDDEPHGRLEAENSEQTEIITFAEAGETPGLINFLISKEGYEMSVVEQANVWIFLRLPKGNRTRTSVTIQLYLQQLDSGEKLVAEKAVDTRRSGWHTFPMASSMQSLLERGISALNLRVSCPSCADARATPVLVTPGGGGEREQSHRPFLMAVVRQMEENGQRRRRKRGLECDGKVRVCCKRQFYVNFKDIGWNDWIIAPTGYHANYCEGECPSHVASITGSALSFHSTVINHYRMRGYSPFTSIRSCCVPTRLRAMSMLYYNEEQKIVKKDIQNMIVEECGCS; encoded by the exons TCCTGGCTCACTGCTATTCTCTTAATGCCATGGCCACCTCGGGCACCTTAGCATCCTCGACCTCTTCGGCATCGGACTGTCCCTCTTGTGCCATGGCGAGGCTGCGGAGGAGTGGCGCGGAGGCAATAttgaaggaggaggaggcgcAGCAGGATGTGGTGGAGGCGGTGAAGAGGCACATCCTCAGCATGTTGCACCTGCAGGATCGGCCCAACATCACACACCCAGTGCCCCGTGCTGCCCTGCTCAATGCCATCCGCAAGGTCCATGTGGGCCGCGTGGCCAAGGACGGCAGCGTGCTGATCGACGACGAGCCTCACGGACGCCTCGAGGCCGAGAACAGCGAACAAACTGAAATTATCACCTTTGCCGAAGCTG gTGAAACCCCGGGTCTGATAAACTTCCTCATCTCTAAAGAGGGTTACGAGATGTCTGTGGTGGAACAGGCGAATGTCTGGATTTTTCTGCGGCTTCCAAAAGGCAACCGCACTCGCACAAGCGTCACCATTCAACTGTACCTGCAGCAGCTGGACTCCGGGGAGAAGCTGGTTGCCGAGAAAGCAGTCGACACTAGACGTAGTGGCTGGCACACTTTCCCCATGGCATCTAGTATGCAGTCTCTGCTGGAACGTGGCATAAGTGCACTGAACCTGCGTGTCTCGTGCCCATCGTGTGCTGATGCTCGTGCTACGCCGGTCCTGGTGACtcctggaggaggaggagagcgagAACAGTCTCACCGGCCTTTTCTGATGGCTGTGGTGCGTCAAATGGAGGAAAATGGGCAAAGACGGCGCCGCAAGCGTGGCCTGGAATGCGACGGCAAGGTACGCGTGTGCTGCAAGCGTCAGTTCTATGTCAATTTTAAAGACATCGGCTGGAACGACTGGATCATTGCACCGACTGGCTACCACGCCAACTACTGTGAGGGTGAATGCCCAAGCCACGTGGCCAGCATTACCGGCTCAGCACTTTCCTTCCATTCCACTGTCATCAACCACTACCGCATGCGTGGTTACAGCCCCTTTACTAGCATCAGGTCTTGCTGTGTCCCCACACGCCTCCGTGCCATGTCTATGCTCTACTACAACGAGGAGCAGAAGATCGTCAAGAAGGACATCCAAAACATGATTGTGGAGGAGTGTGGCTGCtcataa